The following are encoded in a window of Esox lucius isolate fEsoLuc1 chromosome 14, fEsoLuc1.pri, whole genome shotgun sequence genomic DNA:
- the cfap53 gene encoding cilia- and flagella-associated protein 53: MLSSQTRNKPRCREFTGHTPHSVALRAKFPSSRPPDYLILERRKQEEARDKVLEFTKYQNICDLKTCWEKSSDRRIVLGTIVRRVKDAMGQYQMSIDERRERLHDLLEAEEIELLKEMETKKETELEKQAKMRERAKSLREKRESERQRLVEDKLEQLFREQSEELRAEQTRRRQDEVYTERAAQLRARQEAQRQEEEEQQLFAQLWESDWQAKVEREGREAQRQVESNRQQLAHLRAQMEAAEQHRQQARQLQEEEAQLLREQREMMRLEEQRGHRQKLQGQESWRQLLDHSLRLKMKRLARERQEELALDVSILEQLLAEDRDGKEDEAARKLELREEQRRHRQYLADQLEEQRRQEAETEQLIEAELRQTWARRAEQHRKEKEARDRLMKDVMDTRRLQIQDKLDRNMQKQTRLAEERDELNRTIQENKLLDEEEKQRLRQARQEFQADLLAQMMYKRRLRDEERAQTEQEHQQGLACQEQYNRKMQGILSRPTSHTRAVHPFRRTSPSSPLLSSE, encoded by the exons ATGTTGTCCAGCCAGACAAGAAATAAGCCGCGATGTCGAGAATTTACGGGGCACACGCCACATTCCGTGGCTCTG AGGGCGAAATTCCCATCATCCAGGCCTCCAGACTACCTCATCCTGGAGAGAAGGAAACAAGAAGAGGCCCGGGACAAGGTGTTGGAGTTCACCAAATACCAGAATATCTGTGACCTGAAGACGTGTTGGGAGAAAAGCTCTGACAGGCGCATTGTGTTAGGAACCATTGTGAGACGGGTCAAAGATGCTATGGGGCAGTATCAGATGAGCATtgatgaaaggagagagag ACTGCATGACTTGTTAGAGGCAGAAGAAATAGAACTCCTGAAAGAGATGGAGACCAAGAAGGAGACCGAACTGGAGAAACAAGCCAAGATGCGAGAGAGAGCCAAGTCACTgcgagagaagagggagagtgaaagaCAAAGGCTGGTTGAAGATAAGCTTGAACAGCTATTCAG AGAGCAAAGCGAGGAGCTCCGCGCTGAACAGACTCGACGCAGGCAGGACGAAGTGTACACGGAGAGGGCCGCGCAGCTACGAGCACGCCAGGAGGCGCAGCgtcaggaggaggaggagcagcagctctttGCTCAGTTGTGGGAGAGCGACTGGCAAGCTAAGGTGGAGCGCGAGGGCCGGGAGGCACAGAGGCAGGTCGAGAGTAACCGCCAGCAGCTGGCCCACCTACGTGCTCAGATGGAGGCCGCCGAGCAGCACAGACAGCAGGCTAGGCAGCTCCAAGAGGAGGAGGCCCAACTACTG cgggagcagagagagatgaTGCGTCTGGAGGAGCAGAGAGGGCACCGTCAGAAGCTCCAGGGTCAGGAGAGTTGGCGGCAGCTGCTCGACCACTCTCTCAGGCTGAAGATGAAGCGTCTGGCCAGGGAGCGGCAGGAAGAGCTAGCCCTGGACGTGAGCATCCTGGAGCAGCTGCTGGCTGAGGACAGGGACGGGAAAGAGGACGAGGCCGCGAGGAAG CTTGAGCTGCGAGAGGAACAGCGCCGGCACCGACAGTATTTGGCCGATCAGCTCGAGGagcagaggagacaggaggcCGAGACAGAGCAGCTCATTGAGGCCGAGCTGAGGCAGACATGGGCCCGGAGGGCGGAGCAGCAccggaaagagaaagaggccaGGGACAGGCTGATGAAGGACGTGATGGACACACGGCGCCTGCAGATCCAGGACAAAt TGGATCGGAACATGCAGAAGCAGACCCGGTTGGCTGAGGAGAGAGACGAGCTGAACAGAACCATACAGGAAAACAAACTGCTGGACGAGGAAGAGAAACAACG TCTGAGACAGGCTCGTCAGGAGTTCCAGGCAGACCTGCTGGCCCAGATGATGTATAAGCGGAGGTTGCGTGATGAGGAGAGGGCTCAGACAGAGCAGGAGCACCAGCAGGGTCTGGCCTGTCAGGAGCAGTACAACCGGAAGATGCAGGGGATCCTGTCCAGGCCCACCTCTCACACCAGGGCTGTCCATCCCTTTAGGAGAACCTCACCTAGCAGCCCCCTGCTCAGCTCAGAGTGA